From Catharus ustulatus isolate bCatUst1 chromosome 6, bCatUst1.pri.v2, whole genome shotgun sequence, a single genomic window includes:
- the C6H11orf96 gene encoding uncharacterized protein C11orf96 homolog codes for MAAKPAELMGICSSYQAVMPHFVCVTEEFPPPARPAKTPKGKLRRPRQSRFKTQPVTFDEIQEVEEEGVSPMEEEKAKKSFLQSLECLRRSTQNLCLQRDRLGSCRLRNSLDSSDSDSAL; via the coding sequence ATGGCCGCGAAGCCGGCCGAGCTGATGGGCATCTGCTCCAGCTACCAGGCGGTGATGCCGCACTTCGTCTGCGTGACCGAGGAGttcccgccgcccgcccgccccgccaaGACCCCCAAGGGCAAGCTGCGGCGGCCGCGGCAGTCGCGCTTCAAGACGCAGCCGGTGACTTTCGACGAGATccaggaggtggaggaggagggggtgtCCCCcatggaggaagaaaaggcCAAGAAGTCCTTCCTGCAGTCGCTGGAGTGCCTGCGGCGGAGCACCCAGAACCTGTGCCTGCAGCGGGACCGCCTGGGCAGCTGCCGCCTCCGCAACAGCCTCGACTCCAGCGACTCGGACTCGGCTCTCTga